In Pomacea canaliculata isolate SZHN2017 linkage group LG12, ASM307304v1, whole genome shotgun sequence, a single genomic region encodes these proteins:
- the LOC112577310 gene encoding MORN repeat-containing protein 1-like, with translation MATDEERRESYVGEKRMFLRDGYGVYVYENQFFRYEGEWQKGKKHGHGKLIMKDGTYYEGQFVNGEISGHGFKFFASSKCKYTGEFLNGELNGHGIMHYSDNTIYEGQWQKNKKQGFGILRTSPKAVYKGHFQNHLRNGEGSQTYEGIHILSNGDQYQGYWVRDKRHGHGELLCNDGTLYVGQFADDKFHGEGRMQHISGMSYMGQWHYGFPSHLATRLVLIADESPLMIEKDQTFNIRVQCQDDDGNVIVEDEGREIQVSAGFKYYPPKEGAVLFDMIEDVEEHPISTPFGYDVVSYPLTDQPIEDQQERKGDKAAKEEDGDDKEGEADEGDMDDPDKERRSEHKPSMESVDNIAGSSHSELFKAKSLAPQSCSNLVFARNQIQKFRTLQGNHCRIPQDSSSIVKESEIYSLPPPVATQRTVKGEVQWSSLRLGPPPPMYRPFIAMEEERKKNKKSLKEKPSYTGGECETDADDGVEKNVESKELIKEVEISKPKTEKEGVSKGKVKDKKMCPNSPRSDKRKKDMCEVSERKIKIEESAVEIIEEQTIEIFSCFNSSFSVCVLMFTLIYFLLLFFFFSIKKADRKQNQTKVDNKDKADVTDEIYARTGEYVLIVTDVTNPPFFGRRPEPAFLLLNVKQIKKLNPKKSNGPVEHRPRWDTQRHIVAAMQRSSADH, from the exons ATGGCGACAGACGAAGAACGTCGGGAGTCGTACGTAGGAGAAAAACGCATGTTCTTGCGTGACG gaTATGGAGTATATGTATATGAGAATCAGTTCTTTAGATATGAGGGAGAATGGCAAAAGGGCAAGAAACATG GTCATGGTAAGCTTATAATGAAGGATGGCACTTACTATGAAGGTCAGTTTGTGAATGGAGAAATCAGTGGGCATGGCTTCAAGTTCTTTGCTTCTTCCAAGTGCAAATACACAGGAGAGTTTCTCAATGGTGAACTTAATGGTCACGGTATCATGCATTACAGTGATAATACCATTTATGAAGGCCAGtggcaaaagaataaaaagcaag GTTTTGGAATACTCCGAACTTCTCCTAAAGCTGTTTACAAAGGACATTTTCAAAATCACCTGAGGAATGGAGAAGGATCACAAACCTATGA AGGAATCCACATTCTcag CAATGGGGATCAGTATCAAGGTTACTGGGTAAGGGATAAGCGCCATGGACACGGTGAGCTCCTCTGTAATGATGGCACTCTCTATGTT GGtcagtttgctgatgacaagTTTCATGGAGAAGGGAGAATGCAGCATATATCTGGAATGTCGTACATGGGACAGTGGCATTATGGTTTTCCAAGTCACTTAGCAACAAGACTGGTGCTGATAGCAGATGAATCACCATTGATGATAGAGAAGGACCAGACCTTCAATATTCGTGTTCAGTGCCAGGATGATGATGGCAATGTCATTGTTGAAG ATGAAGGGAGAGAAATCCAGGTATCGGCAGGTTTCAAGTATTACCCTCCAAAAGAAGGTGCTGTGTTGTTTGACATGATTGAAGATGTTGAAGAGCATCCTATATCAACGCCTTT TGGCTATGATGTGGTGTCCTACCCTTTGACAGACCAACCCATTGAGGATCAACAggaaagaaagggagacaaagCAGCAAAAGAGGAGGATGGTG ATGACAAAGAGGGAGAAGCAGATGAAGGAGACATGGACGACCCTGACAAAGAAAGGAGGTCAGAGCATAAACCAAGCATGGAATCAGTGGACAACATAGCTGGCTCTTCTCATTCTGAATTGTTTAAAGCCAAAAGTCTTGCCCCTCAGTCATGTTCAAATCTTGTTTTTGCCAGGAACCAAATACAGAAG TTCAGAACCCTGCAGGGGAACCATTGCAGAA TACCTCAAGACTCATCTAGCATTGTGAAAGAATCAGAGATTTATTCCCTGCCTCCTCCTGTAGCTACCCAGCGAACAGTAAAGGGTGAGGTCCAGTGGTCCAGTTTGAGGTTGGGACCCCCTCCTCCCATGTACAGACCATTCATAGCTATGGAGGAGGAgcgcaagaaaaacaagaagtcTCTCAAAGAAAAACCAA GTTATACTGGAGGAGAAT GTGAAACAGACGCAGATGATggagtggaaaaaaatgttgaatccAAGGAATTGATAAAGGAAGTTGAAATAAGTAAAccgaaaacagagaaagaaggggTCAGCAAGGGCAAGGTCAAAGACAAGAAGATGTGTCCTAATTCCCCACGATctgataaaaggaagaaagatatGTGTGAAGtttctgagagaaaaataaagatagagGAATCAGCAGTTGAGATTATAGAGGAACAGACGATTGAGATCTTCT CATGT tttaattcttctttttcagtttgtgtgcTGATGTTTACActgatttatttccttttgctgtttttttttttttcaattaaaaaagcTGACCGAAAACAGAACCAGACTAAGGTCGATAATAAGGACAAAGCAGATGTAACAGACGAAATTTATGCAAGAACAG GGGAATATGTCCTGATAGTCACTGATGTCACAAATCCTCCATTCTTTGGCAGACGGCCGGAGCCTGCATTCCTTCTTCTCAAtgtgaaacaaataaagaaactcaACCCCAAGAAGTCAAA TGGTCCAGTGGAACACCGCCCTAG GTGGGACACTCAGCGCCACATTGTTGCAGCCATGCAACGATCCAGTGCCGATCACTGA
- the LOC112553374 gene encoding N-terminal EF-hand calcium-binding protein 1-like isoform X2, whose protein sequence is MASLETSEQEKGMKIFLDVFRRADKNDDGFISWEEFISYFADGVVGKEELESLFNEIDTHNTHNIDTGELCAYFSQHLGEFKEVFGMLEDLNKSITDVLFSISKAHDAADHRKKFVTRFLLQEVISQISALQRPLEAASESVDNKARAEMGEGVAPLKPEDLLKKGDGPSVIPGRVVRRAKRQVSSQSASSDGISPALSAQVERLASLIEHLETKINFDGFRDEEVIPGEDTTLLLVQREFVSKENKIEEFRAQLRSYVDVTQGFNGCLNISVRDLRATNTFSVYEIWSTEELYIQNCDSAATKTLYQTSAELLERPETVHSMKIPITWWRGQA, encoded by the exons ATGGCGTCTCTGGAAACTTCAGAACAGGAGAAgggaatgaaaatatttctcgAT GTGTTCAGAAGAGCTGACAAAAATG ATGATGGGTTTATCTCATGGGAAGAGTTCATTTCCTACTTTGCTGATGGTGTGGTAGGAAAAGAAGAATTGGAGTCTCTTTTCAATGAAATAGACACTCACAACACACA TAACATTGACACAGGAGAGCTGTGTGCCTACTTTTCACAACACCTTGGCGAGTTTAAAGAAGTTTTTGGCATGCTGGAAGATCTGAACAAAAGCATTACTGATGTTCTCTTTTCCAtttcaaag GCTCATGATGCTGctgatcacagaaaaaaatttgtgacaAGGTTTTTGCTGCAAGAAGTCATCAGTCAAATATCTGCTCTTCAGAGGCCTCTGGAAGCTGCTTCTGAGAGTGTGGATAATAAAGCTCGAGCAGAGATGGG AGAAGGTGTTGCACCTCTTAAGCCAGAAGATCTGTTGAAAAAAGGGGATGGACCTAGCGTAATTCCTGGTCGAGTTGTCCGCCGAGCAAAGCGACAAGTCAGCTCCCAGAGTGCGAGTTCAGAtg GTATAAGCCCTGCATTGAGTGCCCAGGTGGAAAGACTAGCCAGCCTCATTGAACATCTGGAAACAAAG ATTAACTTTGATGGATTCAGAGATGAAGAAGTAATTCCAGGAGAGGATACAACG TTGCTGCTGGTACAGAGAGAGTTTGTTtccaaggaaaacaaaatagaggAATTCCGTGCACAGCTTCGCAGTTACGTAGATGTGACTCAAGGATTCAATGGTTGTTTAAA TATCAGTGTTCGAGACCTGAGagcaacaaacacattttctgtcTATGAGATCTGGTCCACTGAAGAACTATATATTCA gaaTTGTGACAGTGCAGCAACCAAGACACTGTATCAGACATCAGCTGAACTTCTGGAAAGGCCAGAAACAGTTCATTCCATGAAGATTCCAA TTACTTGGTGGAGAGGACAGGCTTGA
- the LOC112553374 gene encoding N-terminal EF-hand calcium-binding protein 1-like isoform X1: MASLETSEQEKGMKIFLDVFRRADKNDDGFISWEEFISYFADGVVGKEELESLFNEIDTHNTHNIDTGELCAYFSQHLGEFKEVFGMLEDLNKSITDVLFSISKAHDAADHRKKFVTRFLLQEVISQISALQRPLEAASESVDNKARAEMGEGVAPLKPEDLLKKGDGPSVIPGRVVRRAKRQVSSQSASSDVSELVEKGISPALSAQVERLASLIEHLETKINFDGFRDEEVIPGEDTTLLLVQREFVSKENKIEEFRAQLRSYVDVTQGFNGCLNISVRDLRATNTFSVYEIWSTEELYIQNCDSAATKTLYQTSAELLERPETVHSMKIPITWWRGQA, from the exons ATGGCGTCTCTGGAAACTTCAGAACAGGAGAAgggaatgaaaatatttctcgAT GTGTTCAGAAGAGCTGACAAAAATG ATGATGGGTTTATCTCATGGGAAGAGTTCATTTCCTACTTTGCTGATGGTGTGGTAGGAAAAGAAGAATTGGAGTCTCTTTTCAATGAAATAGACACTCACAACACACA TAACATTGACACAGGAGAGCTGTGTGCCTACTTTTCACAACACCTTGGCGAGTTTAAAGAAGTTTTTGGCATGCTGGAAGATCTGAACAAAAGCATTACTGATGTTCTCTTTTCCAtttcaaag GCTCATGATGCTGctgatcacagaaaaaaatttgtgacaAGGTTTTTGCTGCAAGAAGTCATCAGTCAAATATCTGCTCTTCAGAGGCCTCTGGAAGCTGCTTCTGAGAGTGTGGATAATAAAGCTCGAGCAGAGATGGG AGAAGGTGTTGCACCTCTTAAGCCAGAAGATCTGTTGAAAAAAGGGGATGGACCTAGCGTAATTCCTGGTCGAGTTGTCCGCCGAGCAAAGCGACAAGTCAGCTCCCAGAGTGCGAGTTCAGAtg TCAGTGAACTGGTTGAGAAAG GTATAAGCCCTGCATTGAGTGCCCAGGTGGAAAGACTAGCCAGCCTCATTGAACATCTGGAAACAAAG ATTAACTTTGATGGATTCAGAGATGAAGAAGTAATTCCAGGAGAGGATACAACG TTGCTGCTGGTACAGAGAGAGTTTGTTtccaaggaaaacaaaatagaggAATTCCGTGCACAGCTTCGCAGTTACGTAGATGTGACTCAAGGATTCAATGGTTGTTTAAA TATCAGTGTTCGAGACCTGAGagcaacaaacacattttctgtcTATGAGATCTGGTCCACTGAAGAACTATATATTCA gaaTTGTGACAGTGCAGCAACCAAGACACTGTATCAGACATCAGCTGAACTTCTGGAAAGGCCAGAAACAGTTCATTCCATGAAGATTCCAA TTACTTGGTGGAGAGGACAGGCTTGA
- the LOC112576539 gene encoding uncharacterized protein LOC112576539: MSLLNQMRPSISEKHTRNGGVRSNYDPHFNLYKHITIPDVRTVTAHNHLLSVDRVKLLGKEPKTEICLYQTLHGKLDKDLIKKFSDSLFWNSAYKSEFINFLGSNIRCDSRTHEPHSDMFAALDKAPPPVDREAQEWQQVRATSNGLLHEDKVWEPRNPRPWFQTDPISHAPGKGKRRSCGQMRKSE; this comes from the exons ATGTCGCTGCTAAATCAAATGCGACCTTCTATCTCGGAGAAACACACACGGAACGGGGGAGTTCGTAGTAATTACGACCCTCACTTTAACTTGTACAA GCATATTACAATCCCGGATGTGAGGACAGTAACAGCTCACAACCATCTACTTAGCGTGGATCGAGTGAAACTTCTTGGGAAAGAACCGAAAACTGAGATTTGTCTTTATCAGACACTGCATGGAAAGCTGGATAAGGATTTGATAAAGAAGTTCTCCGATAGCCTTTTCTGGAACTCTGCGTACAAATCAGAGTTCATCAACTTCTTGGGCTCGAACATAAGG TGTGACAGTCGTACACACGAGCCGCACAGTGATATGTTCGCTGCTCTGGATAAAGCACCTCCTCCTGTAGACAGGGAGGCTCAAGAGTGGCAGCAGGTTCGAGCGACCTCTAATGGCCTTCTTCACGAAGACAAGGTCTGGGAGCCACGGAATCCCCGCCCTTGGTTCCAGACTGACCCCATCAGCCACGCACCTGGCAAAG gaaagagaagaagctGCGGTCAGATGAGGAAGAGCGAATAG